The sequence ACCTTCGCCACGTGGAAATCCTCAGGTGTAGACCAGGGTCCGCTCGGCCGCAGACCGTGCGATGGCTTCGGTGATCTCCAGGTTGCGCAGGCCATCGATGGCGGAGACCAAGGGAGTGGCGGTGCCGCGGATTACTTCGACAAAATGTTGCAACTGGCAGGCCAAGGGCTCCTCTCGCGACACCTCAAGGACCTCCTCGTCGAATGGCTCCAGCCAGGATGGTTCAATGCCATCGCGGTAGCGCTTCATCCGGAAGGTGGGCACGGAGAGGGACCCTTGTGTCCCAGCGATGAAATAGCAGTCCTCGTCGGGATACGTTGGGTAAACAGGGTTTTCCTGTGAGGTCTGTTCCCAGCTCCGGGCGCAGGCGGCCGTGTCAGAGAGGATGAACGTGCCCAACGCGCCGTTCTCGAACATGAGGTTGATTGCCACGGTGTCTTCAACGGCAAAGCCTCGTACTGCGGAGGACGAGAGCGCCTGCACCGCCTTGATCTCCCCGCACAGGCTACGCAGGTTGCCGACCTCATGGATCAGGTTGATGAGGATGGGGCCGCCACCGAGCTGGGTGCGCCATGGGCCAGCAGCAAAGTAGCTCGATGGCTTGTAGAACTGTGCGCTGCCCATCACCGAAACCACGCGGCCGAGCTGTCCGGACTGGACGATAGCCCTCGCTCTCGCAAGGACAGGGCTGTATGTCCGGTGGTGCCCAACCAGTACCGGTGTTCCATGCATGGCGGTCAACTCGGCCAGCTTTGCTCCTTCGCGTACCGAAGCCGCGATGGGCTTTTCGATAAGGACGGGAATCCCGGCTTCAATGCAGAGTCTTGCCTGCTCTCCGTGGAAAATGTTCGGCGAGGAGACAATGACACCGTCGAGCGGAACACGATCCATGCATAGCGCGAGATCGTAAAACAACGGCACATTGTTGTCGTTTGCGACTTGGTGGTTTGGAGCATGGTCGGGAGCAACGATCGCAACCAGTTCGCAGTCCGGGTCTTCCTTGATCAGGCGGATGTGCTGCTTGCCGATTAGGCCAGGCCCGACCACAACGAACTTGAGCTTCCTCATGTCATTGCCCGGGTTTCGAGAGCGTTGGGTCGACCAGTTTCGCCAGTCGCAAGGACATGGAGAATGTCGGCTGTCAGGGCAATGGCGCCTTCGGCCAGATGCCCGTTGGGAAGGACAACGATCCTGGAAGCTACCGATTCGGTATTGGGAAGCAAAAGGCCCGCATGCGGGAATAGGTCCCGATAGGGCTGCATCCCGTGGCAGCCGGGCCAGAAGTACTTGCGGGCGAGGATGTTCTCCGCGTGCAGCACGGCGATGATCGCGTCGCGGTCCACCGGGAACGTGTCGCCGATCTCCAGGACCACGTAGTGGTGGCTGTTGCGCTCGACCGGGTCGTAGTCGAGCAGGGTGATGCCGGGGATCCCCGCGAGCGCACGGCGGTATTCCCGGTAGTTGCGGCTGTTCGTGTCGAGCACGACGTCCAGTCCATCCAGATTGGTCAGGCCCATCGCCGCGCAGACCTCGATCATCTTGCCGTTGGTGCCCGGGTGGATGACGTTGTCGTAGCCCTTGAAGCCGAAGTTGCGCATCAGACGCATGGCCTCGGCCAACTCGTCGTCGTTGGTGGTGACAGCGCCACCTTCCATGGTGTTGAAAGCCTTGGTGGCGTGGAAGCTAAAGACCTCGCACGCACCAAAACTGCCGATGCTCTGGCCCTTGTAACTGCTGCCGAACGCATGGGCCGCATCGAACATCAGCTTGAGTCCATGCTGGTCGGCAATGGCCTGCAGTTCGTCCACCGGGGCCGCCCGTCCCCACAGGTGCACGCCGATGATCCCGGTGGTGCGCGGGGTGATCATCCGGCGGACTGCGGCGGGATCAATGTTGTGGGTGGCTGGGTCGATGTCAGCGAAGGCGGGAGTGATCCCCTGCCAGTAGAGCGCATGCGCGGTAGCCACGAAGGTCCACGAAGGCACGATGACCTCACCCTCCAGGCCCAGCGCCCGGATGGCGATTTCCAACGCGATGGTGCCATTGCACATGGCGATACAGTGCTTGACGCCTAGATGCGCGGCGATGCGCTGTTCGAACTCCTGCACCATGGGGCCGTTGTTGGTCAACCACTGGTTGTCGAGGATGGTCTCCACGCGCCGGAGGAATCCGTCGCGGTTGCCGATGTTGGGGCGACCGACGTGCAGCGGCTCGGCGAAGGCCGGGGACGCTCCATTCACGGCAAGGTCCTGCGGACTACGGATCTTCTTCATGCAGGTCACGCATCGCGCCGGTATGTCAGGTTGGTGATCTGCTCGGAGATCAGCCCGATCAGGAAGATGATGACCGACGCACTGAACAGCAGGGTGCTCATGTTGGTGAGCCGGTGCATGGTGGCGAAGGTGTAGCCGTAATAGCCCAGGCCAATGGCGAAGAATGCTGCGGCGATGGGGGCGAACAGCTTCAGCGGCGAGAACAGGGTGGCGATCTTGAAGATGATCAGCAGGAAGCGGATGCCGTCCTTGATCGGACGGATGTGGCTGCCGTTGCCCACCCGCCTGGCCACCGGTATCGGCACGTAGGCCACCGGATAGGCGCTGCGGAAGAAGGCCATGGTGCTGGTGGTCGGGTAGCTGAAGCCATTGGGGAGCAGGTGCAGGAACTCGCGGAACCGGTCCGCCCGCGCCGCGCGGAAGCCCGAGGTGAGGTCCTTGATCTCATGGCCGGTCATGCGCGTGGCCAGCCAGTTGTAGAAACCGTTGGCCAGGCCGCGGTGGAAGTTGGCCTGGCCGCTGCCGTCGCGGGCCCCGACCACCATGTCGTAGCCCTCGTCGAGCTTTTCCAGCAGCAACGGGATGCAGGCCGGGTCGTGCTGGCCGTCCGCGTCCATGAACACCAGGATGTCTCCACTGGCTGCTCGGGCGCCGCGCTTGATCGCCGCGCCGTTGCCCATCGAGTAGGGACTGCGCAGTACCCGGGCGCCATGATCGGCGGCAACCACAGCGGTTTCATCGGTAGAGCCGTCGTCGACCACGATCAGTTCCGCGTCGGGGAACTGGCCGCGCAGGGCCGGCAGGGTCTTGCGCAGGCCTTCGGCCTCGTTCTTGGCAGGCAGGATGATGCTTAGACGACTCAAAACCGTTCCCCGGAAATCCCCGGTGGCCATGGTAATGCCTGCCGCCAGAACGCGGAACGCCAATGGTCACACCTGGCGAAAACCATGATCCCACGGTGAGACCGACAGGGTTTTGCAGTACCCTTTTGTGTAGCCCAAGGGGGAGCCAATCCTTATATGAACGCGATGTCCGCCAATCTTGTCGGTATCACCGGTATTGCCCGTCGTCTGGTCCAGGACGGGGCAATCGACGAGGCGGCGGCACGCACCGCGATGGCCCAGGCCACCGCCGCCAAGGTGCCCCTGGCGCAATGGTTTGCCGACAAGAAGCTGGTGACGGCGGCGGAGCTGGCCGCGGCCAACGCGGTCGAGTTCGGCATGCCGCTGTTCGACGTGTCGGTGTTCGACTCGGCGCAGAGCGCGATCAAGTTGGTCAGCGAGGAGCTGCTGCGCAAGCACGTGGTGCTGCCGCTGTTCAAGCGCGGCGGCAAGCTGTTTGTCGGTACCAGCAACCCGACCCAGTCGCTGGACGAGATCAAGTTCCACACCAACCTGGTGGTGGAGCCGATCCTG is a genomic window of Stenotrophomonas sp. Marseille-Q4652 containing:
- a CDS encoding Gfo/Idh/MocA family oxidoreductase, coding for MRKLKFVVVGPGLIGKQHIRLIKEDPDCELVAIVAPDHAPNHQVANDNNVPLFYDLALCMDRVPLDGVIVSSPNIFHGEQARLCIEAGIPVLIEKPIAASVREGAKLAELTAMHGTPVLVGHHRTYSPVLARARAIVQSGQLGRVVSVMGSAQFYKPSSYFAAGPWRTQLGGGPILINLIHEVGNLRSLCGEIKAVQALSSSAVRGFAVEDTVAINLMFENGALGTFILSDTAACARSWEQTSQENPVYPTYPDEDCYFIAGTQGSLSVPTFRMKRYRDGIEPSWLEPFDEEVLEVSREEPLACQLQHFVEVIRGTATPLVSAIDGLRNLEITEAIARSAAERTLVYT
- a CDS encoding DegT/DnrJ/EryC1/StrS family aminotransferase is translated as MKKIRSPQDLAVNGASPAFAEPLHVGRPNIGNRDGFLRRVETILDNQWLTNNGPMVQEFEQRIAAHLGVKHCIAMCNGTIALEIAIRALGLEGEVIVPSWTFVATAHALYWQGITPAFADIDPATHNIDPAAVRRMITPRTTGIIGVHLWGRAAPVDELQAIADQHGLKLMFDAAHAFGSSYKGQSIGSFGACEVFSFHATKAFNTMEGGAVTTNDDELAEAMRLMRNFGFKGYDNVIHPGTNGKMIEVCAAMGLTNLDGLDVVLDTNSRNYREYRRALAGIPGITLLDYDPVERNSHHYVVLEIGDTFPVDRDAIIAVLHAENILARKYFWPGCHGMQPYRDLFPHAGLLLPNTESVASRIVVLPNGHLAEGAIALTADILHVLATGETGRPNALETRAMT
- a CDS encoding glycosyltransferase family 2 protein — protein: MSRLSIILPAKNEAEGLRKTLPALRGQFPDAELIVVDDGSTDETAVVAADHGARVLRSPYSMGNGAAIKRGARAASGDILVFMDADGQHDPACIPLLLEKLDEGYDMVVGARDGSGQANFHRGLANGFYNWLATRMTGHEIKDLTSGFRAARADRFREFLHLLPNGFSYPTTSTMAFFRSAYPVAYVPIPVARRVGNGSHIRPIKDGIRFLLIIFKIATLFSPLKLFAPIAAAFFAIGLGYYGYTFATMHRLTNMSTLLFSASVIIFLIGLISEQITNLTYRRDA